In Carbonactinospora thermoautotrophica, the genomic stretch CTCGTAGTGGGCGATCCACAGCGGGTTGGTGTTCTTGAAGGCGTGGCTGTCGCCGAGGCAGCGCCGCCAGAAGCTCGGGCTGGTGTAGATGACCGCGTCGCGCCCGGTGCGCCGCTTCACCACGGTGACGAAGTCGCGGATCCACGACTTCAGCTCGGCCGGTGTGCGGCCGTAGCAGCTGCCGCCGGCGCCGGGGTTGTACTCGATGTCGAGCACGGGCGGTAACTGCTTGCCGTCCGCCCGGTAGCCGACGATGTCGAGGAACCGGTTGGCCTGCTGGGAGGCGGGCGAGGTGTTCGGCCGGGCGAAGTGGTAGGCGCCGACGTACAGGCCCGCCGCCTTGGCGTTGGTGTAGTGGGAGCGGAACTCGGGATCGGTGTAGTCGCTGCCTTCGGTCGCCTTCACGTAGGCGAACCGGATGCCGGACCGGGCCACCTTACGCCAGTCCACGTTGGACTGGTGACGGGCGACGTCGATGCCGGCGACCCGACCACTCGCCTCGGCGGGCGCCGGGGCGGCTACGCCGATTCCCGCCATGGCAAGGCACGCGGCGCCGAAGGCGATGCCGACCCGGTGGGTGATCCGGAGGTACATGGCTGCTCCTTTTCGTCTCGGTCAGGGGTGTCCGGGTCAGCACCGGTAGGCGGCGTTGGGGTGGACCTTCTCGCAGAACCGCACGTGCAGGTGGTCGTCGTGGCCCTTCCAGTGGCGGGTCAGGCCCTCACGGATGAGCTGCGGATCGTTGAAGAAGATCACCTTCACGTGTCCGGTGGCGCGCAGCGCCTTGACGAGTTCCCGGGTGGCGGCGCGGTCGTAGGCGGCCTGTCGCCACGTCGTGCCACTGCGGCACTGGTCGTTGTTGTCCCGCATCGGTCGCAGGTCCACATCGAGGCCGACGCGGTGGCTGCGGTGACCGCCGTACCCGCCTCCGTAACGCAGGCTGAGGTCCCCGATGGCGACCTTGCCGAAGCGGCCCGCGACCTGGCTCGCCGCCCATTCGGTCTGGGCGACCGCTGCCGCCGTGCCCCATCGCTTGTCGGCGGTCCGGTAGCCGCAGGTGTACGGGCTGTTGGGCTGCTCGTAGTGCCACGTCAGGTACTTCCAGGTGGTCGCGTCGACGACGCCGTCCGCGGGCAGCCCCACTGCGGACTGCAGGGCCTTGACCGCCGCGGTGGTCCGGGAGTCGAACACGCCGTTGACGGGGAGTCCGGCGCGGCGCTTCTGGTTCAGCTCGTGCTGCACGGCCTGGACAGCCGGCCCGCGGCTCCCGGCGCGGACAGTCACGACGAGCTTGCCCCACGTCTGCGGGCCGACGATGCCGTCCGCCGGCAGGCCCTGGGAGCGTTGGAACGCCTTGACCGCGGTCGCCGTGCCCGCGTCGAAGTGCTCGTTGACGGTGACCTGCTGGCCCCGGGCCTTCAGCAGGTACTGGATCGCGGCCACGTCGGTACCCCGGTTGTGCAGGTTCTGCGTGGGAAAGAACGCCTGCACCCGGGCCTGGGCCGAAACGGTGTCGGCCGCCGCCTGCGCGGGCGGGGCGGCCAGGCCTGCGACGCAGGCCGCGACCAGACCCGCCGCCATGGCCATCGAGGCGGGTACCCGGCTCAGCCGGGTACGCGAAAGGGCGGACATCGATTCCCTCCTTGGTGCGCTGGACGGTCCTTCGGTCGCCGGTTGTGATCGCCTCGGCGACGGCCGAAAGATTCGCCGCGCCCCTCTCCCGGGGACAACGGATTTGCCGCGGGACGGGACAGAGGGATGGAAGAGCGCCAACTAGCTGGGAAAACGCTCCATTCTGGGACGTGTTGTGGGATGCTGTGCCTCGCGGACCTGGAGGCAGCGAGGGAGTTCCGTTGTCAGGATCGGGGGAAATTCAGGACTTCGCCGACCGGCTGAGGGGGCTCAGAGAAAGGTCCAACCGCAGCTACGAGGCGCTGGCTCGGCGGGCGGGATGCAGCAGTTCGGCGCTGCACCGCTACTGCAGCGGTGCCGGGGTGCCCTCGGAGTGGTCGGTCGTGGAACGTTTCGCCAAGGCGTGCGGAGCCACCCGGGAGGAACTGCTCGAGCTGCAGCAGGCGTGGAGCCGGGCCTATGCCGCCCGCGACCTGCTGCGCTCGCCGGCCCGGGACGGCGCTGCGGCCAAGGACGGCACCGCGGCCCGGGACGATGCCCCGGCCCGGGACGATGCCGCGGCCAGGGACGATGCCGCGGCCAGGGACGGCGAGTAGGGCGACGAATCGCGGAGCGACCCGTCGGACGCGAGCGCGGCCTCCGCGGCGAAGACACGGCTGCCCCTCGCCGGGGTGGGCGGGCGCTGGAGCTGGCTGCTCAGATTCGCCTCGGGCATCGCCGTGCTCTCAGCGATCCTGTGGGCGTTCGACGCCACCCAGCCCCGAACCAAGGTCTCCAGCCCGGCAGAGCCCGCCGTGTCGGGCAGCGGTCAGCGCGTCGGCGTCAACCTCTTATCCGAGCACTGCCCCGTGGTCATGGCGTACGGGGAGAAGGACGCCTGCGTGGTCGAGCTGCAGCGTCTACTCAATCGGGCCGGCGCCGGGCTGGAGGTGGACGGTGACTTCGGGCCGCTGACCCGCATGCGGGTCGAGGTCTTCCAGATACGCGCCGGACTGCGAAACACCGGGTTGGTCGACGAGGAGACCAAGCGTGCCCTGTACGCGGGCAAGGCGCGGCTGACCACCTGGCCGCGCGAACGGGTGGTGCGCCGCATCCACGAAGTCTTCGCCGAGGACCCGGACCGGGCCGTCGCGGTCGCCAACTGCCAGTCCAACCTGGACCCGCTTCATGTCGAGGTGAACCCCAGCGGTATCCGCAACTGGGGCCTGTTCCAGATCTACGGCGGTTACACGCTCGCCGAGCTCGGCGGCACCCCGGAGCGTGCCCTCGACCCGGAGTGGAACATCCAGGCGGCCCATCGTCTCTGGGCCAAGACGCGTGACTTCCGCGCCTGGCAGTGCGGCCGGGCCGTCATGCCGTACTCCCCATCCCCGGGATAGCTCCGGCAGCCCGCGGGACAGACCGGGCCTGGTCCCCCAGGGGGCCGTAGGAGGGTTCCGACGGCTCCCTGGGGGACCAGGCGGTCAGCGCGATCGGCGGGCCAGCCGCTCGGGGTCCAGCAGGACGACCGCGCGCGCCTCGAGCCGGATCCAGCCGCGGCTGGCGAAGTCCGCCAGCGCCTTGTTCACCGTCTCCCGGGACGCCCCGACGAGCTGGGCGAGCTCCTCTTGGGTGAGGTCGTGAGCGACGTGGATGCCCTCGTCGGTGGGCATCCCGAACCGCTTCGACAGGTCCAGCAGCGCCTTGGCCACCCGGCCCGGCACGTCGCTGAACACCAGGTCGGCCATGGTCTCGTTGGTCCGGCGGAGCCGCCGGGCGATCGCCTGCAGCAGCGCTTCCGCCACCTCCGGCCGCCCGGTCAGCCAGGGACGCAGATCCTCGTGGCCGAGCCCGAGCAGCTTGCTCTCGGTCAGCGCGGTCGCGGTCGCGGTGCGCGGACCCGGGTCGAACAGCGACAGCTCGCCGAACATCTCGCCCGGCCCGAGTACAGCCAGCAGGTTCTCGCGGCCGTCGCTCGAGGTACGGCCGAGCTTGATCTTTCCCTCGATGACGACGTACAGCCGGTCGCCTGGGTCACCCTCATGAAACACCGACTCGCCGCGGTTCAGGGTGACCTCACTCATCGAGGCACGCAGCGCTGCCGCCGCTTCGTCATCCAGCGCCGCAAACAGCGGCGCACGCCGAAGAACGTCGTCCACGCGGGTCCTCCTCGCCCCAACGCGTCCACGCGCACGCGTGGCACAGCACACAGTGTGAACCACCCCACCAAGGGCTGCGCAGTCGACCGTCGACTTTGGCGGGCGAGAACACGCACAACGCCGTCCGTCAAGGCCTGTGGACACCTGGTAGCCCGTTTGGGCTCTCTTTACCTTATCCGAACAAGTTGTCCACAGATTCTTGGAAAGCCCACCGATCCGGCTTGACAAGTGCGATCCTGGAAGCGGGGCTGCCCCCGGGAGGGCGGGGGATTGCCTCGAGTTCAGGGGCGGTGGGCCGAAGGAGCCCGCCAGACAAGAGCCCGCACACGCGCCGGGCGGCGCGAGTCTGGTCTGAGTCCCAGTTCCCGCCGCACCCGTGGTACCCGGCACAGCCGGTGCGGGCCGCCGGGAAGCGCGGCACCGGCGTCGGCCCCACGGCTGCCACGCCCGCCGAGGGCTGGGCGAGCGGGCCATCCGGGGCCACGCAGGGCGCGATGCCCGATACCCGGAAGAAAAGAAAAGGCTGGCCGGGCGCC encodes the following:
- a CDS encoding penicillin-insensitive murein endopeptidase; the protein is MSALSRTRLSRVPASMAMAAGLVAACVAGLAAPPAQAAADTVSAQARVQAFFPTQNLHNRGTDVAAIQYLLKARGQQVTVNEHFDAGTATAVKAFQRSQGLPADGIVGPQTWGKLVVTVRAGSRGPAVQAVQHELNQKRRAGLPVNGVFDSRTTAAVKALQSAVGLPADGVVDATTWKYLTWHYEQPNSPYTCGYRTADKRWGTAAAVAQTEWAASQVAGRFGKVAIGDLSLRYGGGYGGHRSHRVGLDVDLRPMRDNNDQCRSGTTWRQAAYDRAATRELVKALRATGHVKVIFFNDPQLIREGLTRHWKGHDDHLHVRFCEKVHPNAAYRC
- a CDS encoding peptidoglycan-binding protein; this encodes MGGRWSWLLRFASGIAVLSAILWAFDATQPRTKVSSPAEPAVSGSGQRVGVNLLSEHCPVVMAYGEKDACVVELQRLLNRAGAGLEVDGDFGPLTRMRVEVFQIRAGLRNTGLVDEETKRALYAGKARLTTWPRERVVRRIHEVFAEDPDRAVAVANCQSNLDPLHVEVNPSGIRNWGLFQIYGGYTLAELGGTPERALDPEWNIQAAHRLWAKTRDFRAWQCGRAVMPYSPSPG
- a CDS encoding Crp/Fnr family transcriptional regulator, encoding MDDVLRRAPLFAALDDEAAAALRASMSEVTLNRGESVFHEGDPGDRLYVVIEGKIKLGRTSSDGRENLLAVLGPGEMFGELSLFDPGPRTATATALTESKLLGLGHEDLRPWLTGRPEVAEALLQAIARRLRRTNETMADLVFSDVPGRVAKALLDLSKRFGMPTDEGIHVAHDLTQEELAQLVGASRETVNKALADFASRGWIRLEARAVVLLDPERLARRSR
- a CDS encoding GH25 family lysozyme; amino-acid sequence: MYLRITHRVGIAFGAACLAMAGIGVAAPAPAEASGRVAGIDVARHQSNVDWRKVARSGIRFAYVKATEGSDYTDPEFRSHYTNAKAAGLYVGAYHFARPNTSPASQQANRFLDIVGYRADGKQLPPVLDIEYNPGAGGSCYGRTPAELKSWIRDFVTVVKRRTGRDAVIYTSPSFWRRCLGDSHAFKNTNPLWIAHYEVSRPSLPGGWRTWTFWQYTDQGRVPGIAGPVDRNHFNGDEQRLKRFATG
- a CDS encoding helix-turn-helix domain-containing protein — translated: MSGSGEIQDFADRLRGLRERSNRSYEALARRAGCSSSALHRYCSGAGVPSEWSVVERFAKACGATREELLELQQAWSRAYAARDLLRSPARDGAAAKDGTAARDDAPARDDAAARDDAAARDGE